The Oreochromis aureus strain Israel breed Guangdong linkage group 16, ZZ_aureus, whole genome shotgun sequence genome includes the window TTGTTGAAATATACAACATTGCACGATTACTTCAATACAGCAAGGTCAGATGGTACGAGAAACATGAGGAGCTAGGCTGTAAGTGAGCCAGCAGTTTAGTCAGATTATCTTAACCACCTCAtttgttagccctgtgatgggTCTGGTGACCTAACTAAGGTGTACcttgcctctcaccctatcacAGCTGGCCCCAACCCTACACAAGTGGAGAGTAAAATACATGTAATGGACTTTATTTGCAAGTAAAATAATGGTAATTGCAAAGGAAGGCTGAGAGAACACGACTGCCGTAAGAAGACATGCTCAAAGTTGGAGTGGGACGTTGATGTGTAAACTATGAGGAACACGTGGGCTAATGGTTTAATCATTTTCTTGTGCAAATGTACATGTTTGATCATTCAACTGCTTGTATTTCTAGCTTATTGtgactttagaaaaaaaataaataatggtttttaataaactcaaaatatgctttaaGGACAGATTTCTTGATCCAAACCTAATTTACCAGTCAGTTAAAAGCACACTACCCACAGAGGTTTATGACACAAACTGCCACAATGGACAAGAGAATAGACAAAAAGCTTACTGAAACAAGAACACCTCCAAAACGCGAGCGATGTGTTGATAAAACACTACATTAACCCTCAGCCTGCCATTCTAACATGATCTGATTCCTGAACAGAGCCCAGATTTTTGGCTGCAAGATCTGGTAGCGATGAGACAGGCATCTTTcatcaaaagaaaaagacagctaAAGGACAGCATAAAGTTTCCAGGATTTATGGGAACCcccaacaaaacacacactacAAACCATTTATTATCGCAACTACCAGTTTATAAACAAACATAGATAATGCAATAAAAACACCTTGCCAGAGAGATAACAGTGTTGTTCTATATGAAACTGTCATTTGTTACGTAAACCCATGTTGATTGAGCCCAGTGTTTCTGTATTTACTGTTTGCCAAACACAGATAGGCAAATTCACttagaaaataaacatattGCCCATCAGTGCACGAGCATGACATTGCTAAGTGTCAGATTTGTCACTAGAGCCCGGTGTCGTAAGTATCAGCAGCAGGGAGGAGAAAGGCTGATTGAATTTCAGAGGTGAGCTTTGAAGACTATCTGGCATTTAAACTTACTTTCTCCACTTCGTTGAAGAACCGGACCAGTCTGGAGACTCGAGCCAGCCTGATTAAACTGAGGATCCGCACAAACATCAGTATCCTCATCATCTTGTTGGTCTTGGAGGGGTTGTCATCGTTGTGGTAATGTAGTCCCTGACATTGTacattaaaaatgctgcaaTTAGAATCTTAATCCACCTCATTTGCTCATTTACAACTTTGCTTAATTAATAAGTGTCAGCAAGgctttcttccttttctaagTGCTAACATATACAGTACAGAAGAAGTACAGTGTTGGCTTTTCCTGCCTCTTCCTCTTTATTATTACCGCAAACAGCAGTATGTAGCCAATTGGGAAAGCTGCTATAACGTCTGGAATGAACCATGTCCTCAGGTAGCTGACTCGGATCCGCTTGATATCCAGAATTGCTTCCTGTAAAACAGAACAGAGCAGATAGATGAAGACGCCGTTCACCATGTGCTACAATCGCATGTATAATTTAACACTTGAACTAAAACAATATTTGGAGAGGTAATCCAAAACTAAGAGTGAGTGTGATGTCAGACGAGTTTGGCAGGGTGCTGAAAATGTTACTGAGGCACATGCATCAATATTTCAAGCAGACTGAGAGTAAATCTGGCAAAACCAGATGTGCGGTCGAGAATAAACAccacacacaggaaaaacatCACAGATGGGCCATTAGGAAGACAGAAGTCACGAAACACGAGCCAGCGAAAACAAACAGGATATATTGTGCATAATACTTAATTTGAAATGTTATACTTCTCATTCATCCACAACATCATAATCCCCGTTATAAAATCAAACAGCAGTTGCCGTTTTCACCCGTGTCCAGGAGCTAAGGGGGATGCCGCTAATCTAGCCTTTCGtgtattcagtagattacagaTGGTGCAGAGATGGAATGTATGTGCTCGTCTGCACCCGGATTATAGACTTCCAGATTGTGTCTGAAAATAGAATATAGCCACTCTCACCTCTGCGTCCTCGGTTATGATCCCCGTCCGGAAATTCAGTGCCACATCTATTAGGAACAAAGTGTCTGAAAACACGTTAAAGCCTTCCCATGCCAGCCCGCTGTTTCCGTCCAGAAAGGCTATCTCCATGGGAATCCCAATCAGGTTCAGAAATGTGATGACCATCATGATCAAGATGTAGTAACTCCTAGGGGAGGAATGATCACAAAAACATATGTGTGACTTTCCAGTAACTCTTATTTTCCATGTCACAGTGTAGTGGAAAGTCTCACATCATTTGCTAGAAGAACTCATTAGACAGCCGGTAAGGCAAGCCGATTCATGCACACTAAATACTCTGATAATGTAAGTGTACATCTCCTCAGCCAGGGTACGATTGCCAGGCTCAAATAACTCTGCTCTCTGATCTCAATTGTTTCATTCCCTCTCTAATTTCCCTCCATCTGATCATCTTACAGACTAATATTAGCAATCCTGCATATATAATACAAAACCAGCTCTCTGTGAAAACGCGTTCCTTAAAGAAGTCATTTGATAGGTCcgtattttttttctaactcgGTTATTGCTTATAAACCTTGGATCGTTCTTTTAGGTTTTCTTGTGTCActtcaaaatgtatttgtttcctTTTATCCTAAAAATAATGCATCTTATTTTCGGCTTTATTTCTAAGCTTTCTCTATTGTGATATCAGAAGAAAATCATTCTCATTGCCAATAAATGACTGGATGAATAAATACTGTTTAGCAGTCAAACAACTCTAGTCCTTAAACACActagaaaaaaacactttaaaagttTAAACTAGAGAACTCAAGAGGAATTCCTCTTCTGTCTCATCCAACAATGGTGTGAACGGTGTGATTTATGGAATATGCTAAACTTATGGTACTCAGTAAATCTACTGGATACAGTAAATCTATAAGCAGTATCtatatttgttttcattaatgCACTTATTCTAATGATATTCTAAGGAACAAGTTAATGCAATGCACCTTTGTATTTCCAGTAAATACTCCAAAAACTGAACTATAAAAtgcataattatttattaaatgtaagGGAGAAATTAAGTAATCAATTAACTATAAAAACTTACAGAGACAGACCAAAGAAACAGTGGAAGTGATATGCATGACTGACCTCAATCTATCAGATATATTAAATACCTCATGAGGCTGAAAGGGTGAATGACAAAGACTCCACTCTCCAGCTGTCGCATACACTCCTTCTCCACGGCCACCTCGCTGCCGTACACGTACAGGGACTGTCTGTTCAGTTGCGGGAGAAGCAGGGCTCTCCATCCACAGTTGGCTTTGGTGCATGCTACGTTGGGACCTTTCAATTTCTCCATGGCCAACTTTAGTTCCCTGTGATCAGCCGAATGCCATCCTCCCCTCTGCTACTGCTGCTTCTGCCTCTCCTGAGGATGAGTAGAGCCTGACTCTACCAGCTCTGACCTCTCCTATTGGTCACAAGGTAATATTCTAACTAGGCTCCCAACCTCAGGGCTTATTGAAGCTGTGCGGAGCGAGGCGAGTGGATACCCGCCTTTCTGCTCgatccctccctccctccctccctccgcACCCTCTCCGTCTGCCTCTCTCTATTTCTGCCCCACTCCACCCCtacacttcttttctttttcacccaGCTCATCAACTATTCAGTATCTGTGTCTCATCCCCACATAAATCAAGCCGTGTCAAGAGGGCAAGGTCCGGCTCACATTAATACAAAGACAATGATGGGTGTGTGCATGTACAGGGGATGGGAAGGGATCGCAATTATTGTCATGTGAAATAGACATCTGGCAGCATGTACAGGGACAAGTTCAACCTGGGCCACCTCTAACTAGGGATGTAATTAAACCCTGTACTGTGTTACCTGATGCTGTACATATGCATGCAGCTTTGAGCCAGCTCCCATGTTGTTTGTTTGCACATATCACATCagtaacagaaaacaaaacaaaggctgaaatatttatttccctgGATGACAAAGTGGAAAATTTGGACCTGAATCTTTTTTGAACTCTGTTGGGTGGGTGGGATTCATTGCAAACTTGTTAGTTTAACAAacgaaaaataaaactgatattAGAGGTTGTGCCAGCACAGTGGGATTAACTTAGAGACCGTGTCAGTGGGTAAGGTGAATTACTGGCAGCTTAGGCCATGGGATGTGTCTAATAATGTGAGCTACATTTTATGAGATGAAATCTTTTTTAATAACTTTGTACAACTGTCCCTGTGGAGAAGGGTACAGGAAACAATAAAAGTGGTTGTGTATAAGAAAATTCTCTCTGTTAGAGTCCAGACTTTGCAGATTTGCAAGGGAAATTCTGTTGACGtgattcttgtgtgtgtgtgtgtgtgtgtgtgtgtgtgtgtgtgtgtgtgtgtgtgtgtgtgtgtgtgtgtgcgtgtgtgtgttagacCTGTGCCAACCTGTCCAGGTGCACAGTGTCTTTCCCTCAGTGTGTGTCCTAAAATAGGCTTCAGTTCTTTGTGACCTCAAATCCAAAAAAAGACTTACGAGATTATTGGATGTCATACTGATGTAGTTTTCACTTTCACTGACATGTAAGTATTAAGCATTAAATTCAGGCTACATATCTtcaaataataaagcaatgtcTTTTTCTGAGTTGGTGTTCAGGGGaaattcaataaataaataaaggttttagTTTTATggttaatttatatttttttcttggtGTATTTGGTTATGGttaatttaaagtaaaacaataTTAATATGGAATAGAAACAATGGATTTAACACATTCCACACTCTCTAAGTCAAACCATTTACCTCAACTTCCAGTTCTGGCATTAAAACATACACAACACATTCAGGACATCTGTAGTTCAGGAGGTACATTTGGTTGTCTGCTAATCAGAGGCTCAGCCGGTTCATTCTTTTTCAAGATGCTGAACCCCAGATTGTCCCTCATGCATGCTTTGGATGACTGCATGGTTGTTAGAAAGCCCTGACAAAAACAGCTCATTGAGTAACCCAACCTGCAGTTTAGCCTGCAACTgtcttctttgttttcagtgtaTTTCGCAAGTTGTCTGTTTCAAATAATCTAATCAAACAATAGTAAAATAGGAGGCCTACATTTGTCTTTCAACAGAAGCTACTGGAAGTTTTCTGCCGACCGGACAACAAGGCATCAGGCGATCAGGACTCAAACTGTGGCTCTCCACCTGTCTTCCATTTGTGAACACTGAAACAGTATTTGGATCAAATTGAGCATACATTGCAGACATCATATGCATTTATATATGTTTCACATACACAGTAATACTGTGGAAAGCATAGCAAAGACTGCAGAAAATGGAAGTGCATGTATCACAGTGAACAATATGCTTACTTGCTTATTTATCTAGCACACAGCTGGCCCTCAAACTAGAATAAGTGACTCACTGCCTCTGCTTACGCATTGCTTTGTTGTGCTGACGCACAATAGACCCAGTAGACATGTTGAAGCGCACACATACCTTTCAGTACTGCAGGTCcgaaaatgaacatttttcatATTCCAAAACTCCCGAGGCAACGTTGTGTATATTGCACCCACCAGCAGCAACTGCGTCTTACATAACAGAATATCTTACAGAATtgtgtagaaaaataaaatctgtgcagtgCTGATGTTAATTTTCTGCGTGTACACGTTCTTGATTATTACTAAAGTGTAGGTTTTATAGGAAGCGTGATGCTGCAACAAGTTATTTCTaatttttaagataaaaatattttaaaaatctggTTGCAGCTACTCAAATGTGAATGTTTGAAAGTTAAATGTTTGGGGTTGGACTCAATAATCTGCAATCATCCAGCACTGACATATCATTAATACCACGGTGCAATAGAACTTGAAGCTTGGTGATGTCGACCATGTCGATGAACCTGATATCCTGAATCTTAAATGTCAGCTGCCCTTTGTACATTTTTTCTAATGTACTAATTCTGTCAGtctacaaaacagaaaacagaagaacatAATATAGTGGGAATTTAAGAACACTGTAGCATTAGCACCTGTAGAAATGATTATGTACAGTCTGAAACATTTTTCAGATGTATTCTGTAATATATACCAAGCAGGTTTTGCACATTTTCTTTATACTgtctaaataaatgtaaatatataatgtatttttcatattgtcgttttctttatttgatgtgtatgtgtatgtgtattttttcaGTGGAAATATAGGCAGTTATAGTTATATAGTTCATAAATTATTTAGCAACATTTCTCTTGTTGTTACATCTGTAATGTGATATTTGGGTCTTTTATTCAACTATATAGTCCTACATTGTGCAGGACTATATAGTTGCCCTACCTATTACAAGAAATACAATTGTTTTGGTCTTTTTGGCCAAATTAAACCTTAACTATGAAAAACTTTTAACAATCAAAAGGGGACATTAGTTGGACATAAATATTTGTGATCCCCTTTTTTCAGTTCAAACAGAATATTTGAAATAGTCTGACCCAGTGTTGGAATATGGCAGATAACTAGCTGGCTAGCTAACTAGCAaactaactaaataaaaaagaaatcttaaaCTTAGTATCGTCTTTAGCTATTTTAGCTAAGGGTTTCAATTTTACATGTaagttaatgttaaaaaaaaatcaaattagcTAATATTTTCAAGGTAAACTAATCAATAAATAATCAGCACATAAGTTAATGCTTGAATATTCAGCACTGAGAATAATGTCAGCATGCCTCTAACAAGTTCACCATACACTCACATACCTGTCTGCCTGGTGGTAATACAGTACTAcagtttctcttctttctcttcgcCTTTGTTTCTAAGCACTACATTTCCCAAAAGTCTCTAACACGGCACATGACATAGTCACGTGACTTTGACACGCGAACACGTGTTTCCCGCATGTTAGTTTCATTTTGAAGGTGAAGCGTCTGTGTACCAGCGGCACTGTCGGCCTCCTCATACAAGTAAGAGAGCGTTACACAACATAGCTTAGCTACGTTCATAACGAGCAGGTGGCTTAATTGCTACACTACGGCTTGAGTAGGTTTGGACGAAGCGTTTGTCACCATGTTGTATGTTGTGTGCATGTTATTAGTTATGTCATCACTGTTAGCCACCGAGAGCTAACTTTGTTAGCTGACAGTAACATTACACAACAAGGGTTAGATAAAGCTAGTAAACCACAACACTGAGGCAAACacagggtttgtttgtttgtttgttttaacttaTTATGAGCAACTCTCTGAAGGCTCGGATACTTCAGAGTCATGTGTTGTGTGTTGCATGTGGTGACTTTGCCGGTTGACCTAATCATAACTACATAACTACCTTATCATTGCATCAGTTCAGCGCCCTTCAGCAGCATAAGTGTAATGGTAGGACGTTTCACGCGTAATTAGTTGATTAGCAGTTTTATGAAACGTCATAATGAAGCGacaccaaaataataaaaatagtggcTTACTTTGGCGAATCCTCACAGTCTTCTTTTATTCAACTGTATTTTGTATGATTATGAGCTTTCTGGTTGGACCGTGAGTGTTTGGAGTATTTTAGTGGCATTGCTTTCCTCATCCTGTGTTCTAGTCGTCAAACATCAATTAGTCCTTTTTGTTGAATATTAAAACAAAGCAATAAAGCAATTCATAGGACCACAGTCGGTTCACACCTCTTTATTTGATATGTGAAGAAAAATTCCTGTTGCATATTCCAGCTTCCCTGTGAAAAGTGTTTGTCAGGTGACAAAGACATGTGTAAATCTAAATGAAGCCTGAGTGAAAATACACGCATATTACTCAGTGGTTAAAGTTTGCCAGTCCTCAAAACTCATCTCATTTCCTTGTTTCAGTCAGAAGATGTCAGCCCTGTCTGCTGCCAGCGTCGAGTCTGCAGCTGTGACTGAGAGCACAGAGCAGAAGAAGCCACTGAAGCCATGCTGCGCATGTCCggaaacaaaaaaagtcagGGATGCTTGGTGAGGAGCTGGCCAGAGAAATTGAAACGGTCTTCACGTTTTAAGTGAGAATGGTTATTCATCCAACATCTTTGTTTCCACCAGCATCATTGAAAAGGGAGAGGAAAACTGCAGGGACCTTATTGAGGCACACAAAGACTGCATGAGGGCACTTGGATTCAAGGTCTAACTAGTTCTTCTGTGCGTGCTTGTGTGGTAAGtattaaataaaaccacttcAAACAGTCCCAGAGTTAATTTTTCCAGGGAACTAGAGTCATTTGTAGCGATTAGATACCACACTAGAACATGAGTGCACCAACATGCACAATGTTACTGTCAGCtttaatataaatatagaaTTGCAAGAACTTTGAGTGACACacatttatcattattatttttgataCTGTCGAAATGAAACTTGCATGTGATGGTTGCACACTGAGTTTACATGCCACTAGTTGAATGTGCTTTGACAGCCTGAATCCAGTTTGAATAGAGTCAGTGTGGCGTGAAAGTGGGCACCTGACCTTTCTGTGAACCATGAAAAAGCCGGACCTTACTGTAGTATCAGCATTATTTGTTTATGCTGGGTTTAACGGCTTTCCCCTTTTGCCAGGGCAGCCCTTTTTAGGACAgctcaatttaaataaaatatcttcCAGCTTTTCACTTGCATACAGTGTCAGGTGTGATGTAGTAGTCATGTGAATTGCTGATTGTGTGCATTTTGGTCTCTTGCagtgtgttgctgtgtgtggaAGGTGACCCTGAGTATTTGTTTCTTCACTCCCCCCCTGCACTTCTTATTTATACCTTTTGTTGGATTAACTGTGCGAAAACTATTTTTTCAAGTCTGCAAAATCTGAGAAATTCTGATGTGAAATTGAATAAAAATCCTATGCAATAAACTTGTTGTGAAGGTGTTTTATTAGTCGTGCACTCATCTTAAGGTTTGCATTGAGGATCTGTTCTGCCAAGGGAAACGGTTGCTTGCCACAGTTGCTGTTCCTGGTATGCACTTACAGTTAAATATAACTCTTGCCCCTGCAAAGTCAATACTTGGCATATCTGCATTctttttccacagtgtgtcaCTGTCACTGAAGTGTGCTTGGCTGTGGACATTATTTTCACACTTTGAAAAAACACTTGAAAGGAATGCGATAGTGTATTGGAAAACACTCCTAATTCACTTCATATTATGCCTACACTGAAGggattacagggagtgcagaattattaggcatgttgtatttttgaggaataattttattattgaacaacaaccatgttctcaatgaacccaaaaaactcattaatatcaaagctgaatgtttgtggaagtagttttagtttgttttagttttagctattttaggggatatctgtgtgtgcaggtgactattactgtgcataattattaggcaacttaacaaaaacaaatatatacccatttcaattatttatttttaccagtgaaaccaatataacgtCTCCACATTCACGAAtgtacatttctgacattcaaaaacaaaacaaaaacaaatcagcgaccaatatagccacctttctttgcaaggacactcaaaagcctgccatccatggattctgtcagtgttttgatctgttcaccatcaacattgcgtgcagcagcaaccacagcctcccagacactgttcagagaggtgtactgttttccctccttgtaaatctcacatttgatgatggaccacaggttctcaatggggttcagatcaggtgaacaaggaggccatgtcattagtttttcttcttttataccctttcttgccagccacgctgtggagtacttggacgctgcgtgtgatggagcattgtcctgcatgaaaatcatgtttttcttgaaggatgcagacttcttcctgtaccactgcttgaagaaggtgtcttccagaaactggcagtaggactgggagttgagcttgactccatcctcaacccgaaaaggccccacaagctcatctttgatgataccagcccaaaccgtactccacctccaccttgctggcgtctgagtcggactggagctctctgccctttaccaatccagccacgggcccatccatctggcccatcaagactcactctcatttcatcagtccataaaaccttagaaaaatcagtcttgagatatttcttggcccagtcttgatgtttcagcttgtgtgtcttgttcagtggtggtcgtctttcagcctttcttaccttggccatgtctctgagtattgcacaccttgtgcttttgggcactccagtgatgttgcagctctgaaatatggccaaactggtggcaagtggcatcttggcagctgcacgcttgacttttctcagttcatgggcagttattttgcgccttggtttttccacacgcttcttgcgaccctgttgactattttgaatgaaacgctgattgttcgatgatcacgcttcagaagctttgcaattttaagactgctgcatccctctgcaagatatctcactatttttgacttttctgagcctgtcaagtccttcttttgacccattttgccaaaggaaaggaagttgcctaataattatgcacacctgatatagggtgttgatgtcattagaccacacccttctcattacagagatgcacatcacctaatatgcttaattggtagtaggctttcgagcctatacagcttggagtaagacaacatgcatgaagaggatgatgtggacaaaatactcatttgcctaataattctgcactccctgtatatacatacatgattatgtatatgtataccaTTACATATATAGGACCACTTTAAACATAGTAAATATCCCTCAGTAGTCATGTAGGAAGTGTTTCTCACATCTCTGTAGGCTGACAAGTGCAAAGTAAAATTATTAGTATCAAAGATTCAATACTGTACACAGGTTGTATAAACAAACCTATTAACATAAGCTATGTTACAATTTACGTTTTCTAATTTAATGTGCTTTATAATGTTGTAGTTTGAAATTattatgttatatatatatgtatatgttgcCAGTCAGCAGTTTAAAAGTCACCTCAAATCATGTCAGATTCTTAATTCAGTGCATGCTTATACTAACTTAAAATGAGAGATTATCTGTTCACTTAGCTaacattcataattttatgtCTGCAACAAATGAGAGAAATCTTACACAGAAGGGTGCTCATGGAGAATGCAAAAACCAAAGCTCTGTTtctcaaattaaaaatgaagcaaTTGAGAAATTCGCCTACATTTATTGCTTTCTTCTTTTGCACGTGATCCACTTCTCCGTCAGGTTACATGAAAtttggcagatttctttttatGTTATCTTGCTGACAAACAGACAAATTGCACTGAAAACACACCCTCCACCTTGACGGGAGGAAAAAGCGCGTCTGGCTGTAACTTTTATGgcattgaatttaaaatcctttttttgaTTACACTATCTCTGAACATTTAGTACTGCAAACAGTGTGCCTCCTTATTGCCAATATTGATGTTTGGCCGACATATTGGTTCATCACTTACCGTACGCTAAAGGAAATCATAGACATTAGAAGCCCATCTAGCTTTCATCTGCTTTTATTCACTAGGATTCAGATTGCTGTCCTCCTGTCAACCAGAGACAACTAGCAGGGCAACAGCGACACAAACAgccaaacagagagaaagaaaaatctgtcaaaaactgGAAGCACTGTTCCTGAATATATGGAGTTCTGTATTCTTGTACCTTAAAAAACAACACTTTGCTCATTTTCGACTCATTTATAACACGATCTATTTTCTCCTGATTACTAGGTGTgaaatttttaatattaatttccattgcaaagttttaattttaaaatagcaTTCATTCTTATTTTCACTGAGCAATATTCATATAGACTGATATTTAGTCCCTGTGAGCTGTCCACACGCTGAGAGCCGGATATGTGAGGCgatgttggtgtgtgtgtttatacctGAAATCTGACCTGAGCTGCCATCCTACTTATTACAGTGTCTCTAAATATGCACCAGCAGAGCCACACTTCCTGCGAGCAAACTGGACTCAGTGAAGCCTGTGTGAAACTCTGAACCCCCCTGGAGGAACTTCTTTGTCggataaaaaaaaagtgggtgACACTTTGTGAGTCTCTCTGAGATACTACTTGTTATAGTCCCTCTTGTCCCTCCTGTTTCCTGCctccctctccccctctctgtctctctcttgtgctctctttctctctttctgttatGTTAAGTAGCAGGCCTGCTTTCTGTCTGCCACTCTGTCCTCCTTGGGTTTCAATTCCAAACATGGTTATCCTTCTAGGGCCCTATCGACTCCCCCCCCCTCGCCTCCCTTATCCTTTTCTCTTCCAGCTGTTGGCTCTACAGTGCAGGCCAGAGGGTgagaaaaagagacagaaaagcaCAGCAAGAAAGACTACGGGAAAACTTGGAAGGGAAAGA containing:
- the LOC116332568 gene encoding cytochrome c oxidase copper chaperone, with amino-acid sequence MSALSAASVESAAVTESTEQKKPLKPCCACPETKKVRDACIIEKGEENCRDLIEAHKDCMRALGFKV